From the genome of Sphingobium sp. JS3065, one region includes:
- a CDS encoding DUF4386 family protein: MIDKQVLKLCIWSGPIGILIFFIGIFPLAHLFPPPLNPSDPLQTVVDFYAQHRLGILFGCMLIIWASGLMIPFMVAIFSQLRRIERGFPLLSSVFLFCAGIVIMEIVIPAWTFSAVALRESRPPEITLALSDLSMLMFIWPNPQTIMMMGAVGYAILRDPSPKPLFPRWLGYVNIAAGLLFTGSTFANIAYSGPFAWKGLMAFWMPAIDFGNWFGLMVFALLGTLKRDDYEATRRDNS; the protein is encoded by the coding sequence GTGATCGACAAGCAAGTACTCAAGCTGTGCATCTGGTCGGGTCCGATTGGCATCCTCATTTTCTTCATCGGCATATTCCCCCTCGCCCACTTGTTCCCGCCGCCGCTCAACCCGTCCGACCCGCTTCAAACCGTTGTCGATTTCTACGCACAACACCGGCTAGGCATTCTTTTCGGGTGCATGCTGATCATCTGGGCCTCCGGACTTATGATCCCGTTCATGGTCGCGATCTTCTCCCAGCTCCGCCGTATCGAGCGGGGCTTTCCCTTGCTTTCGAGCGTTTTCCTGTTTTGCGCGGGAATCGTCATCATGGAAATCGTGATCCCGGCCTGGACCTTTTCGGCCGTTGCACTTCGGGAAAGTCGCCCGCCAGAGATCACGCTGGCGCTCAGCGATCTGTCGATGCTCATGTTTATCTGGCCCAATCCACAGACCATAATGATGATGGGTGCGGTGGGATACGCCATATTGCGCGATCCCAGTCCTAAACCATTATTCCCGCGCTGGCTGGGTTATGTGAACATTGCAGCCGGTTTGCTGTTCACAGGATCGACTTTCGCCAACATTGCCTATTCGGGACCATTTGCATGGAAAGGACTGATGGCCTTCTGGATGCCGGCGATCGACTTTGGCAACTGGTTCGGGCTCATGGTGTTCGCGCTGCTCGGCACGCTCAAGCGCGACGATTATGAAGCGACGCGACGGGACAATTCGTGA
- a CDS encoding cytochrome c oxidase subunit 3 — protein MKSTERHIPGEAGIWVLVFIDLVVFGSLFVNYALIRGSGTPDGLPGMHEFDRALGFINTIILLTSSWAVVMAMAALRRKRVAIARVFLLGAAILALTFAGVKVYEYAEKIAAGTTPMTSGYYNFYFSITGLHLFHVIVGFGVLLWMRSRAGRIAAPKDLGHIECGGIFWHMVDLLWIVIFPLLYLM, from the coding sequence GTGAAGTCGACGGAACGGCATATCCCCGGCGAGGCGGGAATCTGGGTCCTCGTCTTCATCGATCTTGTCGTATTTGGCAGCCTGTTTGTAAATTATGCGCTGATCCGGGGGAGTGGCACTCCCGACGGCCTGCCGGGCATGCATGAATTTGACCGGGCGCTGGGGTTTATCAATACCATTATCCTGCTGACCAGCAGTTGGGCGGTCGTCATGGCGATGGCTGCGCTGCGTCGCAAGCGCGTCGCCATCGCGCGGGTTTTTCTACTGGGCGCAGCCATTCTGGCGCTGACCTTCGCGGGCGTCAAGGTATACGAATATGCCGAAAAGATTGCCGCAGGCACCACGCCCATGACCAGTGGCTATTATAATTTCTATTTCAGCATAACCGGCCTGCATCTGTTCCATGTCATAGTCGGATTTGGCGTATTGCTGTGGATGCGCAGCCGGGCGGGGCGGATTGCAGCCCCGAAGGACCTGGGCCACATCGAGTGCGGCGGCATCTTCTGGCACATGGTCGACTTGCTATGGATTGTGATCTTTCCGCTACTCTATCTGATGTAG
- a CDS encoding cytochrome C oxidase subunit IV family protein, which translates to MLRNDYFLYSIVWLLLVMLTFAAWVIGHQAPIAIDGPPLPIAASILGLAFVKVAMIMAIFMDLRVGPFGLITLAATWIVIECAALLALIAQ; encoded by the coding sequence ATGCTGCGCAACGACTATTTCCTCTACAGCATAGTCTGGCTCCTGCTGGTCATGCTCACGTTCGCTGCCTGGGTCATCGGCCACCAAGCCCCCATCGCCATCGATGGTCCGCCGCTGCCGATCGCAGCGAGCATATTGGGCTTGGCTTTTGTCAAAGTAGCGATGATCATGGCCATCTTCATGGACTTGCGCGTGGGGCCGTTCGGCCTGATCACTTTGGCCGCCACATGGATAGTGATTGAATGCGCCGCCCTGCTGGCGTTGATCGCCCAATGA
- a CDS encoding DUF1330 domain-containing protein codes for MPAAYVIGIRQRLKGKGEMKLYGQKALPTMTNTQIEALYGRHEVLEVDPIAGVTIVRFESYEAAKSWYESDEYKEAMKTGWQALTIP; via the coding sequence ATGCCCGCAGCCTATGTGATCGGTATCCGTCAGCGGCTCAAGGGCAAGGGCGAGATGAAGCTTTATGGGCAGAAGGCGCTGCCTACGATGACCAATACGCAAATCGAGGCGCTCTATGGGCGACACGAGGTGCTGGAAGTGGATCCGATAGCCGGCGTGACAATCGTGCGTTTCGAAAGCTATGAAGCTGCCAAGAGCTGGTATGAGAGTGACGAATATAAGGAAGCGATGAAAACAGGGTGGCAGGCGCTGACTATACCGTGA
- a CDS encoding NADP-dependent oxidoreductase, translating to MMMHNGAVILKNRPTGIASAKDFVIEDRPLLSLEDGQIRVRNLYLSVEPAMRGWIADTGNYVAPVPLGAVMRALAVGEVVETRDTAFGVGEIVTGWFGWQEIATVTAAEIVRRVVETDLPVSLALGVLGINGVTAHLALTLVGQPEAGDTVLVSTAAGSVGSAVGQIANILGCRTIGIAGGAEKVALCREVFGYSAALDYRADDLDAGLAALSPDGVNVYFDNTAGPISDIALRHLALRARVVVCGTAAISDWTEWPQGPRVERRLLTKRARMEGFVIFDHMDRYEASVAQLAQWVREGCLIYREDIKEGLESCTDALASLYRGENLGKRLIRL from the coding sequence ATGATGATGCATAACGGCGCGGTGATATTGAAGAACAGGCCGACCGGAATCGCGAGCGCGAAGGATTTCGTCATTGAAGACCGACCGCTCCTGTCGTTGGAGGATGGGCAGATACGGGTACGCAACCTCTATCTGTCGGTCGAACCAGCAATGCGGGGCTGGATCGCAGACACCGGCAACTATGTAGCGCCGGTGCCGCTGGGCGCGGTGATGCGCGCTCTGGCGGTCGGTGAGGTTGTCGAGACGCGTGATACAGCCTTTGGCGTCGGGGAGATCGTGACAGGTTGGTTCGGCTGGCAGGAAATTGCGACGGTGACAGCCGCGGAGATCGTGAGAAGGGTTGTTGAAACCGACCTGCCGGTATCGCTAGCGCTTGGCGTCCTGGGCATCAATGGTGTCACGGCGCATCTGGCGCTGACGTTGGTGGGGCAGCCTGAGGCCGGCGACACTGTGCTTGTTTCGACGGCCGCCGGTTCGGTCGGCTCGGCGGTCGGGCAGATCGCCAACATCCTGGGATGTCGTACCATTGGCATCGCGGGCGGCGCGGAAAAGGTCGCGCTCTGCAGGGAGGTGTTCGGCTATTCGGCTGCGCTCGATTATCGAGCGGACGATCTCGATGCTGGTCTGGCCGCCTTGTCGCCGGACGGCGTGAATGTCTATTTTGACAACACGGCTGGGCCGATCAGCGATATCGCGCTTCGCCATCTGGCCTTGCGAGCGCGAGTTGTCGTGTGCGGAACGGCCGCGATTTCAGACTGGACCGAATGGCCGCAGGGGCCGCGCGTCGAACGAAGGCTGCTGACGAAGCGGGCGCGCATGGAGGGTTTTGTCATTTTCGATCACATGGATCGTTACGAAGCATCAGTTGCTCAGCTTGCTCAATGGGTGCGCGAGGGCTGTCTGATCTATCGCGAAGACATAAAGGAGGGGCTGGAATCCTGTACGGATGCGCTGGCCAGCCTGTATCGGGGTGAAAATCTGGGGAAACGGCTTATTCGCCTTTAG
- a CDS encoding GFA family protein has product MVRTANCQCGQLSAICEGPASRISMCHCLACQRRTGAPFSANSRFPRDKVRIKGDSSVYVRQADSGHAVRAHFCASCGSTVYWELDGFPDVIAIAQGMFGDPAYPPPTIAVWEDYQHPWTARIADLAIDRFPKAP; this is encoded by the coding sequence ATGGTCCGAACAGCCAATTGTCAATGCGGCCAGCTATCGGCGATATGCGAGGGCCCGGCGTCGCGCATTTCCATGTGCCACTGCCTGGCCTGCCAGAGACGCACGGGGGCGCCTTTTTCGGCGAATTCACGCTTCCCGCGCGACAAGGTGCGGATTAAGGGCGACAGTAGCGTATATGTGCGGCAGGCGGACAGCGGCCATGCGGTGCGGGCGCATTTCTGCGCATCGTGCGGCTCTACCGTATATTGGGAGTTGGACGGTTTCCCCGACGTGATCGCCATCGCCCAAGGCATGTTCGGGGATCCCGCATATCCGCCGCCCACGATCGCGGTGTGGGAGGATTATCAGCACCCTTGGACCGCTCGGATCGCAGACCTGGCGATCGATCGTTTCCCCAAAGCGCCCTGA
- a CDS encoding MFS transporter: MIVLTLGYVCAYVDRQIINLLVDPIRADLHLSDTQFSLLTGFAFVFMFSVAGIPIGAIIDRRSRRTIVVLGVLFWSVMTGLCGVAATFPQLFLARTGVGIGEATITPSAYSIISDSFPPERLGRPISFYLTGAGLGTGLSLVFGGALIGALSRFGAVDMPLLGRVAPWQMTFFVTALLGLPIVALALALREPARRGVVGEEQPSWGEVLEFIWTKRGIIPTYVAGIALLAVITFSIMSWAPAYLMRALGGSPLDVGFWLGIIMMVGLPGGLWSGALLSDWLTRRGLREPASLLYILSIGLTIPLTFGMSTAGSIGGALFWILLLLLAGNCSTGVLTAVVQGVVPNRMRGRVSVINIFFQSGAGLTFGALLPALLTDTVFAGDGTRVGQSLAITVSVVAPLGIVCMLPFRRAMARNQRSATLAAGT; the protein is encoded by the coding sequence GTGATCGTGCTGACGCTGGGCTATGTCTGCGCCTATGTCGACCGACAGATCATCAATCTGTTGGTTGACCCCATTCGGGCTGATCTGCATCTGTCCGACACCCAATTCAGCCTTCTGACCGGCTTCGCCTTCGTTTTCATGTTCAGCGTGGCGGGCATCCCCATCGGCGCGATTATCGACCGCCGCTCGCGCCGGACAATCGTGGTGCTGGGTGTGCTGTTCTGGAGTGTGATGACGGGTTTGTGTGGCGTGGCCGCAACCTTTCCTCAGTTGTTTCTGGCACGCACCGGCGTCGGTATAGGCGAGGCGACGATTACGCCATCGGCCTATTCCATCATTTCCGACAGCTTCCCCCCCGAACGGCTGGGGCGACCGATCAGCTTCTACCTGACAGGCGCTGGGCTTGGCACTGGCCTGTCGCTTGTTTTCGGGGGCGCGCTGATCGGCGCACTCTCCCGTTTCGGCGCTGTGGACATGCCGTTGCTCGGTCGGGTGGCGCCGTGGCAGATGACCTTTTTTGTGACAGCCCTGCTTGGCCTGCCGATCGTGGCGCTGGCGCTGGCGCTCAGGGAACCCGCACGCCGCGGCGTCGTCGGTGAGGAGCAACCCAGCTGGGGTGAAGTGCTGGAGTTCATCTGGACGAAACGCGGCATCATACCCACCTACGTCGCCGGCATCGCTCTGCTGGCCGTCATCACCTTCAGCATCATGAGTTGGGCTCCCGCATATCTGATGCGCGCACTGGGTGGCAGCCCACTCGACGTCGGCTTCTGGCTGGGCATCATCATGATGGTGGGGCTGCCCGGGGGGCTCTGGTCCGGCGCCTTGTTATCCGATTGGCTGACCCGGCGCGGTTTGCGAGAACCGGCCTCGCTACTCTACATCCTTAGCATTGGCCTTACCATACCGCTGACTTTTGGCATGTCGACGGCAGGGTCGATCGGCGGGGCTCTCTTCTGGATATTGCTGCTGCTGCTCGCGGGCAATTGCAGCACCGGCGTACTGACCGCGGTGGTACAGGGGGTGGTGCCTAACCGCATGCGCGGGCGGGTTTCGGTGATCAACATCTTTTTCCAATCCGGTGCGGGGCTGACATTCGGCGCGCTACTACCAGCGCTGCTGACGGATACGGTGTTCGCCGGCGATGGCACGCGCGTCGGCCAGTCGCTCGCGATCACCGTCAGTGTCGTCGCGCCGCTGGGCATAGTTTGCATGCTCCCCTTTCGCCGAGCTATGGCTCGAAATCAGCGAAGCGCAACGCTGGCGGCAGGGACCTGA
- a CDS encoding SDR family oxidoreductase, whose translation MDLNLKGKRAIIMGASYGIGASCAEALAAEGCNVIIVSRSMENLEITRKEIAEKYDVEVRALTADISSHADIVRLSETERDVDIVVNVAGMNCAGSLLEVEEPKMRAGFETKVFGYINMCRQYYPILKARGGGVIVNVVGVGALARWDWYPYGGSINAAVNAFTQSVGSESLHRDNIRVLVVNPGLIMTPRVEKYDAQLAAEGKTMFDFGRPGADPSEVASVVAFMASDRASYVTGTAVNVDGGLART comes from the coding sequence ATGGACCTTAACCTCAAAGGCAAGCGCGCGATCATCATGGGCGCGTCCTACGGAATTGGCGCATCCTGTGCGGAGGCTTTGGCCGCGGAAGGTTGCAACGTCATCATCGTGTCGCGGTCGATGGAAAATCTCGAGATCACCCGCAAGGAGATCGCCGAGAAATATGATGTCGAGGTACGCGCCCTGACCGCCGACATATCGAGTCATGCGGACATCGTGCGCCTCTCGGAAACCGAACGGGACGTGGACATCGTCGTCAATGTCGCCGGGATGAATTGCGCCGGGTCCTTGCTGGAAGTCGAAGAGCCCAAGATGCGGGCGGGCTTCGAAACCAAGGTGTTCGGCTATATCAATATGTGCCGCCAATATTATCCCATCCTCAAGGCGCGCGGCGGCGGCGTCATCGTCAACGTCGTTGGCGTGGGCGCATTGGCCCGGTGGGACTGGTATCCCTATGGGGGCAGCATCAATGCGGCCGTGAACGCCTTCACCCAGTCGGTCGGCAGCGAAAGCCTCCATCGCGACAATATCCGGGTGCTGGTCGTCAATCCGGGCCTGATCATGACGCCGCGCGTGGAAAAATACGACGCGCAACTGGCCGCTGAAGGCAAGACGATGTTCGACTTCGGCCGTCCCGGCGCGGACCCGTCGGAAGTCGCGTCGGTCGTGGCCTTTATGGCGTCGGACCGCGCATCCTATGTTACCGGCACGGCTGTAAACGTTGATGGCGGCCTCGCTCGTACCTGA
- a CDS encoding nuclear transport factor 2 family protein — translation MTQAPSFPGSMPRQPRGLTLDDVIAHIEIQQRLVEYCRGVDRGYVEAVSSVYHGDAYDEHGPFKGAASDFANAIVPMLDAIPVNGQHHVTNSLIDVQGDRAKAETYFLSFHPTAEAADGEKPKIMVTGGRYLDTFEKRDGVWRIARRITLMDFAKEGDGSFYSWPGLADFTGSGRREADASHDFFAQV, via the coding sequence ATGACCCAGGCACCGTCATTTCCGGGTTCCATGCCGCGTCAGCCACGTGGACTGACGCTGGACGACGTCATCGCGCATATCGAAATCCAGCAACGACTGGTCGAATATTGCCGGGGCGTCGATCGCGGCTATGTCGAGGCGGTCAGCAGCGTCTATCACGGCGACGCCTACGACGAGCACGGGCCCTTCAAGGGCGCCGCCAGCGACTTTGCGAACGCCATCGTGCCAATGCTGGACGCCATACCGGTCAATGGCCAGCATCATGTGACCAACAGTCTGATCGACGTGCAGGGCGATCGCGCGAAGGCGGAAACCTATTTCCTGTCCTTTCATCCGACCGCCGAAGCGGCAGACGGAGAAAAGCCCAAGATCATGGTCACCGGCGGCCGCTATCTTGACACGTTCGAGAAGCGCGACGGCGTCTGGCGGATTGCGCGCAGGATCACGCTGATGGATTTCGCAAAGGAAGGCGACGGCAGCTTCTATTCATGGCCGGGGCTGGCGGACTTCACCGGATCTGGCCGGCGCGAGGCGGACGCCTCACACGATTTTTTCGCACAGGTCTGA
- a CDS encoding FAD-binding oxidoreductase, with protein MTQASLKPGEGLIEALRAIVGDRGLILGDEAQMRSCDPFRVVPMLGSAIVRPANTQEVSAVMACCHARGQRVVVHGGRTGVAGGAYVGEAEIALSLERMNAIEEIDPVGQIAVVQAGAVLETVHHATAEAGLFYPVDLGAKGTATIGGTIATNAGGNRVIRWGMTRQNVMGLEAVLPDGTIVSSMNRLLKNNSGYDLKHLFVGTEGTLGIVTRAVLRLAPLPSTSQLAFVSVPGYDEVLRLLERARKLMSLSAFEVMWQDYYSIVASVATGRLPVEPDQPFYVLIETMGYDEDVDRAQFDAFLEGSYEAGLLVGAVTASSDKQAADFWAIREPQGPVVRAISPFVTFDISLDIARANDFVIEARRLLDVAYSGVRTAVFGHLGDNNIHFSVNAGPDTLMHEMEIEHLVYDLVSRFDGAITAEHGIGQLKKAFLPEHRSAAEMETMRRIRDAIDPNRLLNHDVMF; from the coding sequence ATGACCCAGGCATCCCTTAAACCTGGCGAGGGTCTGATCGAAGCGCTTCGCGCCATCGTCGGCGATCGGGGGCTGATCTTGGGCGATGAAGCGCAAATGCGATCCTGCGACCCGTTCCGAGTGGTGCCGATGCTCGGGTCAGCGATCGTGCGGCCCGCAAACACGCAGGAAGTGTCAGCCGTCATGGCCTGCTGCCATGCGCGGGGGCAACGCGTGGTAGTCCATGGGGGGCGCACCGGTGTGGCCGGCGGAGCCTATGTCGGGGAGGCGGAAATCGCTTTGTCGCTGGAGCGGATGAACGCCATAGAAGAGATCGATCCGGTCGGACAGATAGCGGTGGTCCAGGCCGGCGCGGTTCTGGAAACGGTCCATCATGCAACAGCGGAGGCCGGCCTGTTCTATCCTGTCGATCTGGGCGCCAAGGGCACGGCCACGATTGGCGGCACCATCGCTACCAACGCCGGTGGTAATCGTGTGATCCGCTGGGGCATGACCCGACAGAATGTGATGGGACTGGAAGCGGTTCTGCCGGACGGGACGATCGTCTCCTCCATGAACCGGCTACTCAAGAACAACAGCGGCTACGACCTAAAGCACCTGTTTGTCGGGACGGAAGGAACTCTGGGCATCGTGACGCGGGCGGTGCTGCGGCTGGCGCCGTTGCCGTCGACCAGCCAACTCGCCTTCGTATCGGTGCCCGGCTATGATGAGGTGCTCCGCCTTCTGGAACGCGCCCGCAAACTTATGAGCCTGTCGGCCTTTGAGGTGATGTGGCAGGACTATTACAGCATCGTCGCCAGCGTCGCGACCGGGCGGCTTCCGGTTGAGCCGGACCAGCCGTTCTATGTCCTGATCGAAACCATGGGTTATGATGAGGACGTGGATCGCGCGCAGTTCGACGCCTTTCTGGAAGGCTCCTATGAGGCGGGCTTGCTGGTCGGGGCGGTGACGGCATCGTCGGATAAGCAGGCCGCCGATTTCTGGGCGATCCGCGAACCGCAGGGCCCTGTGGTGCGCGCGATCAGTCCCTTCGTCACATTCGACATCAGTCTTGACATTGCCCGGGCCAACGATTTCGTCATCGAAGCGCGGCGCCTTCTGGATGTGGCCTATTCCGGCGTTCGGACCGCCGTGTTCGGTCATCTGGGTGACAATAATATCCATTTCAGCGTCAATGCAGGCCCAGATACGCTGATGCATGAAATGGAGATCGAACATTTGGTCTATGATCTTGTCAGCCGATTTGACGGCGCGATCACGGCCGAACATGGGATAGGTCAATTGAAGAAGGCCTTCCTGCCCGAACATCGATCAGCGGCGGAGATGGAAACAATGCGGCGGATCCGCGACGCGATCGATCCAAACCGTCTTCTGAACCATGACGTCATGTTTTGA
- the gloA gene encoding lactoylglutathione lyase codes for MGENEEVTAAWSWGVEDTAPRMLHVMLRIRDIDASLRFYRDGLGMHLLDRHDVPQGRFSILFLSFAGYRDGPAAIELTYNWDQEEAYSHGSGYGHIAIGVPDIEAAFARLIDHGGAAKTAPKQMIPGTPMLAFVTDPDGYAVELIQTRR; via the coding sequence GTGGGTGAAAATGAAGAAGTGACGGCCGCATGGTCGTGGGGTGTGGAGGATACCGCCCCGCGGATGCTGCACGTCATGCTCCGCATTCGTGACATAGATGCCTCGCTGCGTTTCTATCGCGATGGGCTGGGGATGCACCTGCTTGATCGCCATGATGTGCCGCAAGGCCGGTTTTCTATCCTTTTTCTCTCTTTTGCGGGCTATCGCGACGGCCCGGCGGCGATCGAGCTGACCTACAACTGGGATCAGGAAGAGGCCTACTCGCACGGCAGCGGTTATGGCCATATCGCTATCGGCGTGCCAGACATCGAGGCGGCCTTTGCGAGGCTGATCGACCATGGCGGCGCCGCGAAGACGGCCCCCAAGCAGATGATCCCGGGCACGCCGATGCTGGCCTTCGTCACCGACCCGGACGGCTATGCCGTCGAACTCATCCAGACCCGGCGATGA